The Shewanella halotolerans region GGAAATGGGTGCGGATTTTTGTATAATCCGCACCCATTATTTTCGGGGAGCTAATCGGCATGTCGCCGCTAGCGTTTGTACCCAAACTTGAGGAAAATGTCTCATGGCAAAGAAAGTTGATGGTTACATCAAACTACAAGTAGCAGCCGGTGCTGCAAACCCGTCGCCACCAGTTGGTCCTGCATTGGGTCAAAAAGGTGTCAACATCATGGAATTCTGTAAAGCATTCAACGCTCGTACTGAAAAGTTCGAGAAAGGTATGCCAATTCCTGTTGTGATCACTGTTTACACTGATCGCTCTTTCACTTTTGAAACTAAGACTCCACCTGCTTCATTCCTGCTGCTTAAAGCTGCTGGTCTTAAGTCTGGTTCAGGCCGTCCTAACACTGAAAAAGTGGGAACTATCAAGCGTAGCGCTGTCCAGGAAATCGCTGAGACTAAAGCCGCTGATATGACTGGTGCTGACATTGAAGCGATGACTCGCTCAATCGAAGGTACTGCGCGTTCAATGGGTTTGGTAGTAGAGGATTAATATCATGGCAAAGCTAACTAAACGCGCGCGTTTGATCCGCGAAAAAGTAGAAGCGACTAAGAGCTACGACATCAACGAAGCTGTTGCACTACTGAAAGAACTAGCTACTGCTAAGTTCGTTGAAAGTGTTGACGTTGCGGTTAACCTAGGTGTTGACCCACGTAAATCAGACCAAAACGTTCGTGGTGCGACTGTTCTGCCACACGGTACTGGTCGTGAAGTACGTGTTGCTGTGTTTACTCAAGGTGCTAACGCTGACGCCGCTAAAGAAGCCGGTGCTGAGCTAGTTGGTATGGACGAGCTTGCTGCACAAGTTAAAGCTGGTGAAATGAACTTCGACGTAGTTATCGCATCTCCAGATGCAATGCGCGTTGTTGGTCAGTTAGGCCAAATCCTGGGCCCACGTGGTCTGATGCCTAACCCTAAGACTGGCACTGTAACGCCTAACGTTGCTGAAGCTGTTAAGAACGCTAAAGCTGGTCAGGTTCGTTACCGCAATGACAAGAACGGTATCATCCACACTACCATAGGTAAAGTGGACTTCGAACCAGTTCAACTGAAAGAAAACCTAGACGCTCTGCTAGGCGCGCTTATCAAAGCTAAGCCAGCTGCAGCGAAAGGCGTTTTCGTTAAGAAAGTAAGCATCTCTACCACTATGGGTGCAGGTGTTGCGGTTGATCAGAGCACTCTGAACCCAACTGCTTAATTTCTTAGCTTGTTTTACAAGGTGCGGGGATTAGTCTATAATGCGCGCACCTTGTGGGTTGAGGACCATTTTCATTCGTGCAAATGGTTCACGTCCAAGACCGTAGGTGTTAACGAATATGCGTTAGCTTAATTTCCTACGTAGACGGTGTCGGACCCCAGATAGATTTATTCTGCCTGGATATTCGC contains the following coding sequences:
- the rplK gene encoding 50S ribosomal protein L11 — its product is MAKKVDGYIKLQVAAGAANPSPPVGPALGQKGVNIMEFCKAFNARTEKFEKGMPIPVVITVYTDRSFTFETKTPPASFLLLKAAGLKSGSGRPNTEKVGTIKRSAVQEIAETKAADMTGADIEAMTRSIEGTARSMGLVVED
- the rplA gene encoding 50S ribosomal protein L1, producing MAKLTKRARLIREKVEATKSYDINEAVALLKELATAKFVESVDVAVNLGVDPRKSDQNVRGATVLPHGTGREVRVAVFTQGANADAAKEAGAELVGMDELAAQVKAGEMNFDVVIASPDAMRVVGQLGQILGPRGLMPNPKTGTVTPNVAEAVKNAKAGQVRYRNDKNGIIHTTIGKVDFEPVQLKENLDALLGALIKAKPAAAKGVFVKKVSISTTMGAGVAVDQSTLNPTA